From one Erythrobacter sp. HKB08 genomic stretch:
- a CDS encoding CHAT domain-containing protein, which translates to MRAGAAITALLLAGTALPQTALGQGQDVLVRDSFPIGDTNGVLCQVQDRSVDNPSKQTMFDRRWAVVCRDSNRPVAEVFAYRTPVSDPVTLAASASEDVAECPAATSASRAGLSGLRRAECRHTASGLTYSVFTLDTDGMRYVARGFSVYDDATLLTLQSVVDNRIAEGTIDIATTSVVDPLSFARVQAGTLEPEQALWEGYRRNLGGEYAEAAAYFETLQERLEAEADATINPGEFLINRALQKSNLGQFSEANRLFSQAKELTAGDPVAGRLQRNFEAFHLLNQGFYFEAVDRVSRDLAASSAGMDELEGGLQITVPLSSRLNRTGGSAQLLGFVDELKLTPEERAEIIDAQALQLRGTGKRILGDAEGARRDFLDAYSRAIAVRDGRVTSIARMRAQVLGELAILAEQRGDTGTAETLLRNGLEILEIQYPERRAVSSAEARLAAFLLRQGREAEAMALYRDVIDRSVGKRNAVLGFANQLNPYYEKLAEQVDGDPQAASELFRALQVLLRPGVAETQAVLARELSANSDEGARLFRQSLDLGRDIERLRIRYNRLARAEQAAATMQQQEELAAQIDRLEQLQQQTQVRLNDFPQYRVVAPRALELSAFREALRPGEGYARLSLIGGDAFMFFTDRDTARAFKLDATEADLDFLVDMLRASISLYEGGQYNTYPYDLDYARELYGVLFEPLAAELAGVDHLIFEPDGALLRLPLDILVTDDGSIATYNARVEAGGDPFDFRGIAWFGRDRIVSTAVSAQSFVDARRVGGSSAGREYLGMGENAPIGDTRGSSIRAAYVDGSDDCGWNAQLWNQPIDDDELVVARQIVGEGQSEIITGQRFSDTVVKQKDDLDEFRVLHFATHGLVAPPRPECPARPALLTSFGEGESDGLLTFEEIFDLDLDADIVILSACDTAGEASIEATRAAGLTTGGGTSLDGLVRSFVGAGSRSVMASHWPAPDDYEATERLMTGMFSRARQADVGTALRQSQQLLMDDAVTSHPYYWGGFAIIGDATRLLLSRGPAQTADAAAAGNADGEAVLAQ; encoded by the coding sequence ATGCGAGCTGGCGCGGCAATCACGGCATTACTACTGGCGGGTACGGCATTGCCGCAGACCGCTCTGGGGCAGGGGCAGGACGTGCTCGTGCGCGACAGCTTCCCGATCGGCGATACCAACGGCGTCCTGTGCCAGGTGCAGGATCGCAGCGTCGACAATCCATCCAAGCAGACCATGTTCGATCGCCGCTGGGCAGTCGTGTGCCGCGATTCCAACCGTCCGGTGGCGGAAGTGTTCGCTTATCGCACGCCCGTCTCCGATCCGGTCACGCTCGCTGCCTCGGCAAGCGAGGATGTCGCCGAATGCCCGGCAGCTACCTCCGCCAGCCGCGCCGGGCTGAGCGGGCTGCGCCGCGCGGAGTGCCGCCACACCGCATCGGGCCTGACCTACTCCGTCTTCACGCTCGACACGGACGGCATGCGCTATGTCGCTCGCGGCTTCTCGGTTTATGACGATGCGACGCTGCTCACGCTGCAATCGGTCGTCGACAACCGCATTGCCGAGGGGACGATCGACATTGCGACCACTTCGGTCGTCGATCCGCTATCCTTCGCCCGGGTGCAGGCCGGCACGCTCGAGCCCGAGCAGGCCCTATGGGAAGGCTATCGCCGCAACTTAGGCGGGGAATATGCCGAGGCTGCCGCCTATTTCGAAACCTTGCAGGAGCGCCTCGAGGCCGAGGCCGACGCAACGATCAATCCCGGCGAGTTCCTCATCAACCGCGCGCTCCAGAAGAGCAATCTCGGCCAGTTTTCCGAGGCGAACCGGCTATTCTCGCAGGCGAAGGAACTGACCGCGGGCGATCCGGTGGCGGGGCGGCTGCAGCGCAATTTCGAGGCTTTCCATCTCCTCAACCAGGGTTTCTATTTCGAGGCCGTCGACCGCGTAAGCCGCGATCTTGCGGCATCGAGTGCGGGCATGGACGAACTGGAAGGTGGTCTCCAGATCACCGTCCCGCTGTCCTCGCGGCTCAACCGGACGGGCGGTTCGGCGCAGCTGCTCGGCTTCGTCGACGAGCTGAAGCTGACGCCCGAGGAGCGGGCGGAGATTATCGATGCGCAGGCGCTGCAATTGCGCGGCACGGGCAAGCGCATCCTCGGCGATGCGGAAGGCGCGCGGCGCGATTTCCTCGATGCCTATTCCCGCGCCATCGCGGTGCGCGACGGGCGGGTGACCTCGATCGCCCGGATGCGTGCGCAGGTGCTGGGCGAACTCGCCATTCTCGCAGAGCAAAGGGGCGACACGGGCACGGCGGAAACGCTGCTGCGCAACGGGCTCGAAATCCTCGAAATCCAGTATCCCGAGCGCCGCGCGGTCAGCAGTGCGGAGGCGCGGCTGGCTGCCTTCCTCCTGAGGCAGGGGCGCGAAGCGGAGGCGATGGCGCTCTATCGCGACGTGATCGACCGCTCGGTCGGCAAGCGGAACGCGGTCCTCGGCTTCGCCAACCAGCTCAATCCCTATTACGAGAAGCTCGCCGAGCAGGTGGATGGCGATCCGCAGGCCGCGTCCGAGTTGTTCCGCGCCCTGCAGGTGCTGCTGCGCCCCGGTGTCGCGGAAACGCAGGCCGTCCTCGCGCGCGAATTGAGTGCCAATTCGGACGAAGGCGCGCGGCTGTTCCGCCAGTCGCTCGACCTCGGGCGCGATATCGAGCGGCTGCGCATCCGCTACAATCGCCTCGCCCGCGCAGAGCAGGCGGCGGCGACCATGCAGCAGCAGGAAGAGCTTGCCGCGCAGATCGACCGGCTCGAGCAATTGCAGCAGCAGACGCAGGTGCGGCTCAACGATTTCCCGCAATACCGCGTCGTCGCCCCGCGCGCGCTCGAACTGTCGGCCTTTCGCGAGGCGCTGCGCCCGGGCGAAGGCTATGCGCGCCTCTCGCTCATCGGCGGCGACGCGTTCATGTTCTTCACCGATCGCGATACCGCGCGTGCTTTCAAGCTCGATGCGACGGAGGCGGATCTCGATTTCCTCGTCGACATGCTGCGCGCCTCGATCTCGCTCTACGAGGGTGGGCAGTACAACACCTATCCCTACGACCTCGACTATGCGCGCGAGCTTTACGGCGTGCTGTTCGAGCCACTGGCAGCCGAACTGGCCGGGGTCGATCACCTGATATTCGAACCCGACGGTGCGCTGCTGCGGCTGCCGCTCGACATCCTCGTGACCGACGACGGCTCCATCGCGACCTACAATGCGCGGGTCGAGGCGGGGGGCGATCCGTTCGACTTCCGCGGCATCGCCTGGTTCGGGCGCGACCGGATCGTCAGCACGGCCGTCTCCGCCCAGTCCTTCGTCGATGCACGGCGTGTCGGCGGGTCCAGTGCGGGCCGCGAATATCTCGGCATGGGCGAGAACGCGCCGATCGGCGATACGCGCGGTTCGAGCATCCGTGCGGCCTATGTCGACGGCAGCGACGATTGCGGCTGGAACGCGCAATTGTGGAACCAGCCGATCGACGACGACGAGCTGGTCGTGGCGCGACAGATCGTGGGCGAGGGGCAGAGCGAGATCATCACCGGCCAGCGTTTCTCCGACACGGTGGTCAAGCAGAAGGACGATCTCGACGAGTTCCGCGTGCTGCATTTCGCGACCCACGGCCTCGTCGCGCCGCCGCGTCCCGAATGCCCGGCACGGCCCGCGCTGCTGACGTCTTTCGGAGAAGGCGAGTCCGACGGGCTCCTCACTTTCGAGGAAATCTTCGACCTCGATCTCGATGCGGACATCGTGATCCTCTCGGCCTGCGACACGGCGGGCGAGGCGAGCATCGAGGCAACCCGGGCGGCGGGCCTTACAACCGGCGGCGGCACCTCGCTCGACGGGCTGGTGCGCAGCTTCGTCGGCGCTGGCAGCCGCTCGGTCATGGCGAGCCACTGGCCCGCGCCGGACGACTACGAAGCGACCGAGCGCCTGATGACCGGCATGTTCAGCCGTGCGCGCCAGGCCGATGTAGGCACCGCGCTGCGCCAGTCGCAGCAGCTGCTGATGGACGATGCGGTGACTTCGCACCCCTACTACTGGGGCGGCTTCGCAATCATCGGCGATGCGACACGGCTGCTACTATCGCGCGGGCCCGCCCAGACGGCCGACGCCGCTGCGGCAGGCAATGCGGACGGAGAGGCGGTGCTCGCACAATGA
- a CDS encoding nitroreductase — protein sequence MNVTEAVQTRRSVRAFTDQPVDREVLTRVLEKAQRSPSGGNVQPWNAIMLTGEPMQALFDRVAQEFPKGRAAMKPEYHIYPPELDGIYEDRRFGIGEDMYKALGIAREDKAKRLMWFANNFRAFGAPVLMLVHTPKYMGPPQWSDIGMWLQTIMLLLREEGLDSCAQEAWAAYSPQVREVVDIPDDHTFFCGMAIGHRDPDAPVNTFDVARASLDEVVRWEGFSDG from the coding sequence ATGAACGTAACCGAAGCCGTCCAGACCCGCCGTTCCGTCCGCGCATTCACCGACCAGCCGGTCGATCGCGAGGTGCTTACCCGCGTGCTGGAGAAGGCACAGCGTTCGCCTTCGGGCGGCAATGTCCAGCCTTGGAACGCGATCATGCTCACGGGCGAGCCGATGCAGGCGTTGTTCGACCGGGTCGCGCAGGAGTTTCCCAAGGGCCGCGCGGCGATGAAGCCGGAGTATCACATCTATCCGCCCGAGCTCGATGGCATCTACGAGGATCGCCGCTTCGGTATCGGCGAGGATATGTACAAGGCACTCGGCATTGCGCGCGAGGACAAGGCGAAGCGGCTGATGTGGTTCGCCAACAACTTCCGCGCCTTCGGTGCGCCGGTGCTGATGCTGGTCCACACGCCCAAATACATGGGCCCGCCGCAGTGGTCCGACATCGGCATGTGGCTGCAGACGATCATGCTGCTGCTGCGCGAGGAAGGGCTCGACAGCTGCGCGCAGGAGGCTTGGGCCGCCTACAGCCCGCAGGTGCGCGAAGTGGTCGACATTCCCGACGACCACACCTTCTTCTGCGGCATGGCAATCGGTCACCGCGACCCGGATGCACCGGTCAACACCTTCGACGTGGCCCGCGCGAGCCTCGACGAAGTTGTCCGCTGGGAAGGCTTTTCGGACGGTTAA
- the cysS gene encoding cysteine--tRNA ligase encodes MSDTPLKLFNSLTRSLETFEPVHPGEARVYTCGPTVYNYPHIGNMRAYVFADILGRTLSWKGYKLTHIINITDVGHLTDDADAGEDKMEKMAAQKAQSIWDIARHYTEAYWADVKALNIREPAKWSVATDYIDEMIEFAKSIADKHCYELESGLYFDVSTVEDYGRLARAQTDEGESRIGDVEGKRNAADFAIWRKTPAGEKRQMEWDSPWGKGAPGWHLECSVMGEKLLGFPFDIHTGGIDHREIHHPNEIAQNQAFCGCGGLDVATHSGAKIWMHNNFLVERSGKMSKSAGEFLRLQLLIDKGYHPLAYRMMCLQAHYRSELEFSWDGLEAALTRLKRIVMAVERLHAPAAPKTDHPKFAPALEKFADAMADDLNTPIALTALEDALAVKKVDAGIKRAAIERMDSVLGLDLFGLSRKDLRIRPKNAQITEEEIEAELLRRKEARMAKDFATSDAIRDELSAKGVEVMDGDPLGWEWKLG; translated from the coding sequence ATGAGTGATACGCCTCTCAAGCTGTTCAACAGCCTGACCCGCAGTCTCGAGACGTTCGAGCCCGTCCATCCCGGCGAGGCGCGCGTCTATACCTGCGGGCCGACGGTCTACAACTACCCGCATATCGGCAACATGCGTGCCTATGTCTTCGCCGATATCCTCGGCCGTACGCTGAGCTGGAAGGGCTACAAGCTCACCCACATCATCAACATCACCGATGTCGGCCACCTGACCGACGATGCCGATGCGGGCGAGGACAAGATGGAGAAGATGGCGGCGCAGAAGGCGCAATCGATCTGGGACATCGCGCGCCACTATACCGAGGCTTACTGGGCCGACGTGAAGGCGCTCAACATCCGCGAGCCGGCCAAGTGGTCGGTCGCGACCGATTACATCGACGAGATGATCGAGTTCGCGAAGAGCATTGCCGACAAGCATTGCTACGAGCTTGAAAGCGGGCTCTATTTCGACGTCTCGACGGTCGAGGATTACGGGCGGCTGGCGCGTGCGCAAACCGACGAGGGTGAAAGCCGCATCGGCGATGTCGAAGGCAAGCGCAACGCCGCCGACTTCGCCATCTGGCGCAAGACCCCGGCGGGCGAGAAGCGGCAAATGGAATGGGACAGCCCGTGGGGCAAGGGCGCACCCGGCTGGCACCTCGAATGCTCGGTCATGGGCGAGAAGCTGCTCGGCTTCCCGTTCGACATCCACACCGGCGGGATCGATCACCGCGAGATTCACCACCCGAACGAAATCGCCCAGAACCAGGCGTTCTGCGGCTGTGGCGGGCTGGACGTGGCGACGCATTCAGGCGCGAAGATCTGGATGCACAACAACTTCCTCGTCGAACGATCGGGGAAGATGTCGAAGAGCGCGGGCGAGTTCCTTCGCCTCCAGCTGCTGATCGACAAGGGCTACCACCCGCTCGCCTACCGCATGATGTGCCTGCAGGCGCATTACCGTAGCGAGCTGGAGTTCTCGTGGGACGGGCTCGAAGCCGCGCTGACCCGCCTCAAGCGCATTGTCATGGCGGTCGAGCGTCTGCATGCGCCAGCCGCCCCGAAAACCGACCATCCCAAGTTCGCACCGGCGCTCGAGAAATTCGCCGATGCGATGGCCGATGATCTCAACACGCCGATCGCGCTGACCGCACTGGAAGACGCGCTCGCGGTCAAGAAGGTCGATGCCGGCATCAAGCGCGCGGCTATCGAACGGATGGACAGCGTCCTCGGCCTCGACCTGTTCGGCCTTTCGCGCAAGGACCTGCGTATTCGTCCGAAAAACGCGCAGATTACCGAGGAAGAAATCGAAGCCGAGCTGCTGCGCCGCAAGGAAGCGCGCATGGCAAAGGACTTCGCCACCAGCGACGCCATCCGCGACGAGCTCTCCGCCAAGGGCGTCGAGGTAATGGACGGCGACCCGCTCGGCTGGGAGTGGAAGCTGGGCTAG
- a CDS encoding GNAT family N-acetyltransferase translates to MIDRFDIRMLQADDLALLMSAEGLFDFPPKLDQSQDFLSSDREFIWFAFKDVQPIGFVSASKILHPDKNPHLFVNELATHADHRRKGVATRLMQTVIDFGKAEGLWPVWLAAEGDDEQAKAFYRSFSGHSERGVVVFEWE, encoded by the coding sequence TTGATCGATCGTTTCGATATCAGGATGCTTCAGGCGGACGATCTCGCCTTGCTGATGTCGGCAGAAGGCCTTTTCGATTTCCCGCCGAAACTCGATCAGTCGCAAGACTTCCTCTCGAGTGACCGCGAATTCATCTGGTTCGCTTTCAAGGATGTCCAGCCGATTGGCTTCGTCAGCGCCAGCAAGATCCTGCATCCGGACAAGAACCCGCACCTCTTCGTGAATGAACTGGCTACGCATGCCGACCACCGCCGCAAAGGTGTCGCAACCCGGCTGATGCAAACCGTCATCGATTTCGGCAAGGCGGAGGGACTATGGCCCGTCTGGCTCGCTGCCGAAGGCGATGACGAACAGGCGAAAGCCTTTTATCGCAGCTTTTCCGGTCACTCCGAGCGCGGTGTGGTCGTTTTCGAATGGGAATGA
- a CDS encoding ShlB/FhaC/HecB family hemolysin secretion/activation protein yields the protein MRTGPSTMLHNGRKAFAASLLVAAAFYPALAQAQAQPAPTTREEIQRERLEDRLTAQGEAVVVEGEAQRAPCPLASEQFADVRFTFAGAQFTGLEAVDPAIVAPAYSDLIGQELQVGAICDIRDNAARLLRDAGYLAAVQVPVQQIEDGVVRFDAILARLTEVQVRGEAGKSARHLQRYIDKLTGQPVFRIDDAERYLLLARDIPGLDVRMVLQPADRAAGAQPGDVVGIFNVTHTPFVADANIQNYGSKAVGRFGGLLRMQFNGLTGMGDQTVISGYATANPSEQVVIQGSHEFRVGGEGLTLGAGVTAAWSQPDVPGPNAFESETFIATAYARYPFARSQASSLLGTFGFDLIEQQTDFAGVPLSEDDLRVVFARLEYNKVDEASIGGAGGYSGLEPRFGFAGALEVRQGIDLLGASKPCGDFFIACADPSRNPISRLDGDPTGFLIRGEARLDYRPNPLLAFTLAPRFQYSPDALLSFEQVSGGNYTAGRGFDPGSVIGDSGYGGSVEVAYGSLIPQTPGGNAFQPFAFFDVMAVSSKNIAGDPQTISSAGGGLRANIGNRVYIEALGAVPLERSPFQFERGDVRFLINLTVQLAPWSR from the coding sequence ATGAGAACTGGACCCAGCACGATGCTCCACAATGGGCGAAAGGCATTTGCCGCGTCACTTCTTGTCGCCGCCGCATTCTACCCTGCGCTCGCGCAGGCGCAGGCCCAGCCGGCGCCGACCACGCGCGAGGAAATCCAGCGCGAGCGGCTCGAAGACCGGCTCACCGCGCAGGGCGAGGCAGTCGTGGTCGAGGGCGAGGCCCAACGTGCACCGTGCCCCTTGGCGAGCGAGCAGTTCGCCGATGTCCGTTTCACTTTCGCCGGTGCGCAGTTCACCGGCCTCGAGGCGGTAGACCCCGCAATCGTCGCGCCTGCCTATTCCGACCTGATCGGGCAGGAGCTGCAGGTTGGCGCGATTTGCGACATTCGCGACAATGCGGCGCGCCTGCTGCGCGATGCGGGTTATCTCGCCGCGGTGCAGGTCCCGGTCCAGCAGATCGAGGACGGGGTCGTCCGCTTCGATGCCATTCTCGCCCGCCTGACCGAAGTGCAGGTCCGCGGCGAAGCGGGCAAGTCGGCGCGGCATCTCCAGCGCTATATCGACAAGCTGACCGGCCAGCCGGTCTTCCGGATCGACGATGCCGAGCGCTACCTGCTGCTCGCGCGCGACATTCCCGGGCTCGACGTGCGGATGGTCCTCCAGCCTGCCGACCGCGCGGCCGGGGCGCAGCCGGGCGATGTCGTCGGCATTTTCAACGTCACCCACACGCCGTTCGTCGCGGATGCCAACATCCAGAACTACGGTTCCAAGGCCGTCGGGCGCTTCGGCGGGTTGCTCCGTATGCAGTTCAACGGGCTGACCGGCATGGGCGACCAGACCGTGATCAGCGGATATGCGACCGCCAATCCGAGCGAGCAGGTCGTTATCCAGGGCAGCCACGAGTTCAGGGTCGGCGGCGAGGGGCTGACCCTTGGCGCAGGCGTAACCGCCGCCTGGTCGCAGCCCGATGTGCCGGGGCCGAATGCCTTCGAATCCGAGACCTTCATCGCAACCGCCTATGCCCGCTATCCGTTCGCGCGCTCGCAGGCCTCGAGCCTCCTCGGCACATTCGGTTTCGACCTGATCGAGCAGCAGACCGATTTCGCCGGAGTCCCGCTGAGCGAGGACGACCTGCGCGTGGTCTTCGCGCGGCTCGAATACAACAAGGTCGACGAGGCGAGCATCGGCGGGGCGGGCGGTTATTCCGGCCTTGAGCCTAGGTTCGGTTTTGCCGGCGCGCTCGAAGTGCGGCAGGGGATCGACTTGCTGGGCGCGAGCAAGCCGTGCGGCGATTTCTTCATCGCCTGCGCCGATCCTTCGCGCAATCCGATCTCGCGGCTCGATGGCGATCCGACCGGCTTCCTGATCCGCGGCGAAGCACGGCTCGACTACCGGCCGAACCCTCTGCTGGCTTTCACGCTCGCGCCGCGCTTCCAGTATTCGCCCGACGCACTGCTCAGTTTCGAGCAGGTTTCGGGCGGCAACTACACGGCCGGGCGCGGCTTCGATCCGGGCTCGGTCATCGGCGACAGCGGATATGGCGGCAGCGTCGAGGTCGCCTACGGCTCGCTCATTCCGCAAACGCCGGGCGGCAATGCCTTCCAACCCTTCGCCTTCTTCGACGTCATGGCGGTGAGCAGCAAGAACATCGCAGGCGATCCGCAGACGATCAGCTCAGCCGGCGGCGGCCTGAGGGCGAATATCGGCAACCGGGTCTACATCGAAGCGCTCGGCGCGGTGCCGCTCGAGCGGTCCCCATTTCAGTTCGAGCGCGGCGACGTTCGGTTCCTGATCAACCTCACAGTGCAGCTCGCACCGTGGTCCCGCTGA
- the fsa gene encoding fructose-6-phosphate aldolase: MKFFADTAEIDDIKELAATGLLDGVTTNPSLIAKSGRDFMEVTKEICGITDGPVSAEVVALDHETMMKEAEVLRKIADNVCIKVPLTIDGLKTCKALTDDGTMVNVTLCFSANQALLAAKAGATFISPFVGRHDDNGTNGMDLIRDIRQIYDNYLFETEILVASVRHTTHVLESALIGADVMTAPPKVIKQLFNHVLTDKGIEGFLKDWEATGQSII, from the coding sequence ATGAAATTCTTCGCCGACACCGCCGAAATCGACGACATCAAGGAACTGGCCGCGACCGGCCTGCTCGACGGCGTTACCACCAACCCCTCGCTCATCGCGAAGTCGGGCCGCGACTTCATGGAAGTGACGAAGGAAATCTGCGGCATCACCGATGGTCCGGTCAGCGCGGAAGTCGTCGCGCTCGATCATGAGACGATGATGAAAGAGGCCGAAGTCCTGCGCAAGATCGCGGACAACGTCTGCATCAAGGTTCCGCTGACGATCGACGGCCTCAAGACCTGCAAGGCGCTGACCGACGATGGCACCATGGTCAATGTGACCCTGTGCTTCAGCGCGAACCAGGCGCTGCTCGCAGCGAAGGCGGGCGCGACCTTCATCTCGCCTTTCGTCGGCCGTCACGACGACAACGGCACCAACGGCATGGACCTCATCCGCGACATTCGCCAGATCTACGACAACTACCTATTCGAGACCGAAATCCTCGTCGCTTCGGTGCGCCATACGACGCATGTGCTCGAAAGCGCGCTGATCGGTGCCGACGTGATGACCGCGCCGCCCAAGGTCATCAAGCAGCTGTTCAACCACGTGCTGACCGACAAGGGCATCGAGGGCTTCCTCAAGGACTGGGAAGCGACCGGGCAGAGCATTATCTGA
- a CDS encoding 2OG-Fe(II) oxygenase encodes MLPRYSIIDGFLGESAAGELLELALASEHAAEPAAVTAKSGYAIDASYRSALSLPIDLTENASPFREAIDRRMREIFDSVGIRAFENPVFELECVAHRDGGKFAEHIDTLTDSSRGKSDRIVSAVYYFHREPRGFTGGQLALHGIGSKERVKIEPVHDRLAIFPSFAPHEVRPVSVPGNAFADARFSINCWIRRPRA; translated from the coding sequence ATGCTGCCGCGCTATTCGATCATCGACGGCTTCCTCGGCGAAAGCGCTGCGGGCGAATTGCTGGAGCTTGCCCTGGCGAGCGAACATGCTGCCGAGCCGGCTGCCGTGACTGCGAAGTCAGGATATGCGATCGACGCCTCGTATCGCAGTGCGCTTTCGCTCCCGATCGACTTGACCGAAAATGCGAGCCCCTTCCGCGAGGCGATCGACCGCAGGATGCGCGAGATATTCGATAGTGTCGGTATTCGCGCGTTCGAAAACCCGGTGTTCGAACTCGAATGCGTCGCGCACCGCGACGGCGGCAAGTTCGCCGAGCATATCGACACGCTGACGGACAGTTCTCGCGGCAAGAGCGACCGTATCGTCAGTGCGGTCTACTACTTCCACCGCGAACCGCGCGGCTTCACCGGCGGCCAGCTTGCCCTCCACGGGATAGGCTCGAAGGAGCGCGTGAAGATCGAGCCCGTCCACGACCGGCTGGCAATCTTCCCGTCCTTCGCCCCGCACGAGGTCAGGCCGGTTTCGGTCCCCGGCAACGCCTTCGCCGACGCGCGCTTCTCGATCAATTGCTGGATCAGGCGCCCCCGCGCCTAG
- the cobT gene encoding cobaltochelatase subunit CobT codes for MADETPLDRFKRALTGTARAISREPEVEVAWSADAPSASGKNFRVPLPGRSLPPEQASEARGFADSFALKLRHHNEALHVRNAPAEPVARAVYDAIEQVRYEALGANNFSGMRENLDAAVELRTASDPISRAQGENEVPLQSALGLMLREELTGAEIPAKARAGVDMVREFIEARTGGDFEALALSIDNQEAFQSLALDMLQHLELTRPEEDGASDDDDGDEDEGEEQQDEDDQDEDSAQGDPQATEMAGEMEEGESDGEAETELESSDEMSDGEVGEEGDDGMLPVRPNRPWTDIPNDFEYKYFTDRFDEVIEAPELCDSEELDRLRAYLDSQLTGLQSVVTKLANRLQRRLMAQQNRSWDFDQEEGMLDAARLARVVISPGHSLSYKVERDTEFKDTIVTLLIDNSGSMRGRPISIAAISADILARTLERCGVKTEILGFTTRAWKGGQSREAWLADGKPPHPGRLNDLRHIVYKKADEPWRRARRNLGLMMREGLLKENIDGEALLWAHERLLARSEDRRILMVISDGAPVDDSTLSVNNAGYLEQHLRRVIEWIEKASPVQLAAIGIGHDVTRYYKRSVTIMDVEQLGGTIIEQLAALFEVE; via the coding sequence TTGGCCGACGAAACTCCCCTCGACCGCTTCAAGCGCGCGCTGACCGGTACGGCGCGCGCCATTTCGCGTGAGCCGGAAGTCGAGGTCGCGTGGAGCGCCGATGCGCCCAGCGCTTCGGGCAAGAACTTCCGCGTGCCGCTGCCGGGCCGCAGCCTGCCACCCGAACAGGCGAGCGAGGCGCGCGGGTTTGCCGACAGCTTCGCCCTCAAGCTGCGCCATCACAACGAAGCGCTGCATGTCCGCAATGCCCCGGCAGAGCCGGTCGCGCGGGCGGTGTACGATGCGATCGAGCAGGTTCGCTACGAAGCGCTCGGGGCGAACAATTTCAGCGGCATGCGCGAGAACCTTGATGCCGCGGTCGAACTGCGTACCGCGTCCGATCCGATCAGCCGCGCGCAGGGCGAGAACGAGGTGCCGCTGCAGAGCGCGCTCGGCCTGATGCTGCGCGAGGAGCTGACTGGTGCGGAAATCCCGGCAAAGGCCCGCGCGGGCGTCGACATGGTGCGCGAGTTCATCGAGGCGCGCACCGGCGGCGACTTCGAAGCGCTCGCCCTGTCGATCGACAACCAGGAGGCTTTCCAGTCGCTTGCGCTCGACATGTTGCAGCATCTCGAGCTCACCCGCCCCGAGGAAGACGGCGCATCGGACGATGATGACGGCGACGAGGACGAGGGCGAGGAACAGCAGGACGAGGACGACCAGGACGAGGACAGCGCCCAGGGCGATCCGCAGGCCACCGAAATGGCCGGCGAGATGGAGGAAGGCGAGAGCGACGGCGAGGCCGAGACCGAGCTCGAATCCTCCGATGAAATGTCCGACGGCGAGGTCGGCGAGGAAGGCGACGACGGCATGCTGCCGGTCCGCCCGAACCGCCCGTGGACCGACATTCCGAACGACTTCGAATACAAGTATTTCACCGACCGCTTCGACGAGGTAATCGAAGCGCCCGAGCTGTGTGACAGCGAGGAGCTGGACCGGCTGCGCGCCTATCTCGACAGCCAGCTGACCGGCCTGCAATCGGTCGTCACCAAGCTCGCCAACCGCCTGCAGCGCCGCCTCATGGCGCAGCAGAACCGCAGCTGGGATTTCGACCAGGAAGAAGGCATGCTCGACGCGGCGCGCCTCGCCCGCGTGGTCATCAGCCCGGGCCATTCGCTGAGCTACAAGGTCGAGCGCGATACCGAGTTCAAGGACACGATCGTCACCCTGCTGATCGACAATTCCGGCTCGATGCGTGGCCGCCCGATCAGCATCGCCGCGATCAGTGCCGATATCCTCGCCCGCACGCTGGAGCGTTGCGGCGTGAAGACCGAGATCCTTGGCTTCACCACCCGCGCATGGAAGGGCGGGCAGAGCCGCGAGGCCTGGCTCGCCGATGGCAAGCCGCCGCATCCGGGCCGCCTCAACGATTTGCGCCACATCGTCTACAAGAAGGCCGACGAACCGTGGCGCCGCGCGCGCCGCAACCTCGGCCTGATGATGCGCGAGGGGCTGCTTAAGGAAAACATCGACGGCGAGGCGCTGCTCTGGGCGCACGAGCGCCTGCTCGCCCGCTCGGAAGACCGCCGCATCCTGATGGTCATCTCCGACGGCGCGCCGGTCGACGACAGCACGCTCAGCGTGAACAACGCCGGCTACCTCGAACAGCACCTGCGCCGCGTGATCGAGTGGATCGAGAAAGCCTCGCCGGTACAGCTCGCCGCCATCGGCATCGGCCACGACGTGACCCGCTACTACAAGCGCTCGGTGACGATCATGGATGTCGAGCAATTGGGCGGCACGATCATCGAGCAGCTGGCCGCACTTTTCGAGGTGGAGTGA